The proteins below come from a single Triticum aestivum cultivar Chinese Spring chromosome 5D, IWGSC CS RefSeq v2.1, whole genome shotgun sequence genomic window:
- the LOC123119569 gene encoding kinesin-like protein KIN-12F isoform X2 codes for MVRDLGAARRTPARASASEAGNDENAPGDGSDAAAAALVGGAESDAAASRPPLLAIQPQASGLKRKPESPAPTPSKLPFRTPEKAAARSRFGWAPPRADELPPRMGATTTTTPRAHRGKAVPAASSEGGSTHSTPTKSVSKPAYSVGLSGTRPVTSGGARGPGSGLGCSMAARGAPVSFGPATVVSSVEVPQFELREDPSFWMDNNVQVVIRVRPLNNSEKTVHGYNRCLKQESAQTITWIGQPETRFTFDHVACEGVNQEVLFRVAGLPMVENCMAGYNSCVFAYGQTGSGKTYTMLGEISDLEVRPSPERGMTPRIFEFLFARIRAEEESRRDEKLKYNCKCSFLEIYNEQITDLLDPSSTNLALREDIRNGVYVENLTELEVGCVNDIIKLLMQGSMNRKVAATNMNRESSRSHSVFTCIIESTWEKDSTTNLRFARLNLVDLAGSERQRTSGAEGERLKEAANINKSLSTLGLVIMSLVDLTNGKQRHVPYRDSRLTFLLQDSLGGNSKTMIIANVSPSLCSGNETLSTLKFAQRARLIQNNAVVNEDASGNVLALQHQIRLLKEELAVLKRHHVTRSLPFSTDIYGRSGGDVDDGSDHMSVDEGNNSDAQSIKSLEDLKISNKQMRSLEETLAGALRRESMAESTIKQLEAEIEQLNRLVSQREEDTRCAKMTLKFREDKINRMEALVHNKLPAESYLLEDNKTLSREIELLRAKVDKNPEVTRFALENIRLSSQLKRYQQFCNEGEREVLLDEVSNIRNQVVQMLEGRMLTELQNKLSSKFEDTEHHSSLASEPETLPKELKRACQELETCRSELQGCLESNKKLTREIADLQKELSTIKMTKREECHFEYGSNARAKMEDCCDEAFMDNTEDILNLQLELDILKTILAEERTVRGEVEERTTTLSDELKAANLRILQACKQSDAIESELNDARSVIEALESQQILLINELDELKKNNQKSFEILKKRGREISRLNTEIDNHRRQGLVASGEPKMQLLKCIENEDSPLQRKLKRMQASLEKANDLNTRYQRDQASDSSAEQEMDEVRRQVEVETTEVIMCLQEELMSLQQQLDASNKNELLAKQSLDELQLERKELNDRLFEVVKENESLSELTKEKEKKIQLLTSGWESLQEDLIALQQQLDASNKNELLAKQSLAELQLERKQLNDRLLEVMEENERFAELIEGKEKKIQLLTNDWESLREELSSLQQQLDASNKYELLAKQSLDELQLERKELNDRLLEVMKENGSFSQLIEEKENKIQLLTNDWESLQEEFLSLQQQFDASNKNELLANQSLDELQQERKQLNDRLLEVMKENESFSALTEEKEKEIQLLTHDWDRLAADIGSFLVEGNASLDEASDQVAFISESFSQRRWVEDQVQKMCQGISDREKLLEELQSRLKEADDIKCDFDLKLRSLRGAMEAINEMHQHERSDQEKAIALLRSQVSEQGQVNQRLELLLDESIRTFVQKEVLEQNYVSSLRGMEEEIHQLKTQLDQSKIHIAHSLSQIKDKEQTFEKLKNEENTILLRMLSDVLKAKGIIHEFGVGFNTLESSFSVDPEVVCQNSDLNLEDRDELKTFGALEAGEQCNADALCQLSKEMESAVYKLQTLQSQMAKLLQEKENVKECLLQSRRTVQDLNSEVLQLKSQMIDQQTRYEARVEELEIKMQGKDNDAATSLVSWHKGIEALESELSETKVLAQQKSFEAFTLIAKFQDAQATIADADSTVKALVEANENAKLQAEKYKQKESSYIVEKNDLLNEISSLKMMLDVKGQNYLDMEKKFESSLLEANEVALELEDGIRCLKNLLSENLEFVSSDVKWMKSKLRQFTELARTWLEESWLEIIGKDCAVSVLHLCHMGILLERITGLHAENGFLQRGICESNSLISTLRQHNDKAKNELEMCSVLKGKLLLDINHSFGRVAKKEQEATELSSRLDSFGKKILHLQAQEEAMLARSDSIYNELSVLTKEIDATNRSSLAAESKEKEELHNQLDEALFLNGMLKDTMLEVLSLPEVNSAIPAKDMKGCNEFELCSWFVNYHHDSIMINAIASDIEFIVLASEVEQEKIQLQTQNLMFTEVLEGLKTEATLWKVDQDLGSLAIYALHEENSNTRIDSENLKRNKDEVMESLLATREENSKLRYVVDSLESNIKSLQTDLDGKAKALMELQCSHAAICKELELKAEVIELGISRENALRSENDLLKHEKLDILCKDQRMFHLVSNIDMEKLSFSFQAYLDQINTEVQKHIDEQLTTVMKFSNDLNLVQLSVEELSTHNSFLQSELARKDELAKGLSFDLSLLQESASVAKDQADQLIELTEAITSLEHEVASKSHDLDNLVSGSQLLEAQVMKSNEKILVLEEQLASTVGELNAVSMENTELRNLLDERNSFLQNLQNNFSKLSDEKQYCDSQVLLLREKLEMAQAVAEESEAIATEARQIADERKTYAAEKDEEVKLLERSIEELESTIFALENQVGNIKDEAERQRIQREELEVELQRVRHQMSSVPSSGKVKSFAEDGMVDSTDSFRHSREIHTELLSAQESIKILQKEVAEKESEIAQCKSHISELNLHAEAAAREYKQKFMELEAMAHQVNTDNPSTNACSMRPEKISLKPRGSGSPFKCIGLGFVQQVNSEKDEELSAAKQRIVELEGIAASRQREIFMLNAKLATTESMTHDVIRDMLGVKMNMTTWATLVDKQQKISTKESVAYQTEESKESNELMKLKQQLDEFIEERQSWIDEINQRQSELGAARITVEQLRQKEHFMVAEVDLLKAENANYKTIIFNLEDEVKKLTRQQNLQLRINHHAKTKEENILLKKQNEELSAKLQQLGAIVTRTKEKLARYMVSDGKDPHEQIEEEELLRKKLEESEQDRSKLAENLSSLCTSVLKVAGVRNHESETSLLKAMEALNQLQSCISSLESEVEDLRIKCKLLREKARLNSLRSDSSSMSSGANESSRSPSVCRSPSISSFR; via the exons ATGGTGCGGGATCTCGGCGCCGCCCGCCGCACCCCGGCGAGGGCCTCCGCCTCGGAGGCCGGCAACGACGAGAACGCGCCGGGCGACGGCTCGGACGCCGCGGCCGCAGCGCTCGTCGGCGGCGCGGAGTCCGACGCGGCGGCGTCCCGCCCCCCTCTCCTCGCCATCCAGCCGCAGGCGTCGGGGTTGAAGCGGAAGCCGGAGTCGCCGGCGCCCACGCCCTCCAAGCTCCCGTTCCGGACCCCCGAGAAGGCCGCCGCGCGGAGCCGGTTCGGGTGGGCCCCGCCCCGCGCCGACGAGCTGCCGCCGCGGATGGGCGCGACCACGACGACCACTCCCCGTGCGCATCGCGGTAAGGCCGTGCCGGCGGCCTCCTCCGAGGGTGGGTCCACGCACAGCACGCCCACGAAGAGCGTGTCAAAGCCGGCTTACAGTGTGGGGCTGAGCGGGACGAGGCCGGTGACGAGCGGTGGTGCCCGGGGGCcagggtcggggttggggtgctCAATGGCAGCCAGGGGTGCGCCCGTGTCGTTTGGGCCAGCGACGGTGGTGAGTTCTGTGGAGGTGCCCCAGTTCGAACTACGGGAAGATCCCTCCTTCTGGATGGACAATAACGTGCAG GTTGTTATCCGTGTCCGCCCTCTAAATAACTCGGAGAAAACTGTGCATGGTTATAATCGGTGTTTGAAACAAGAAAGTGCCCAGACTATCACATGGATTGGTCAGCCAGAAACCCGTTTTACATTTGACCATGTTGCCTGTGAAGGAGTGAACCAG GAAGTACTTTTCCGTGTTGCTGGCTTACCAATGGTTGAGAACTGTATGGCTGGATACAACAGCTGTGTCTTTGCATATGGGCAG ACTGGAAGTGGAAAGACATACACGATGCTTGGCGAAATTAGTGATCTGGAAGTGAGGCCTAGTCCAGAACGTGGAATGACACCACGCATTTTCGAGTTCCTGTTTGCGAGAATTAGAGCG GAGGAAGAGAGCAGGAGGGACGAAAAGCTCAAGTACAACTGCAAGTGTTCTTTTCTTGAGATTTACAATGAACAAATTACAGATCTTCTTGACCCTTCGTCCACAAATCTTGCA CTCCGAGAAGATATAAGGAATGGAGTATACGTAGAAAATCTGACTGAACTTGAAGTTGGCTGTGTCAATGATATCATTAAACTTTTGATGCAG GGCTCCATGAATAGGAAAGTGGCTGCTACAAATATGAACCGTGAGAGTAGCCGCTCCCACAGTGTGTTCACGTGTATTATCGAGAGTACGTGGGAGAAAGATTCTACAACTAACTTACGGTTTGCAAGACTGAACCTAGTTGATCTTGCTGGGTCAGAAAG GCAGAGAACATCCGGTGCTGAAGGTGAGCGGCTGAAGGAAGCTGCTAATATTAACAAATCGTTATCAACACTGGG TCTTGTGATAATGAGTCTAGTTGATCTTACAAACGGGAAGCAAAGGCATGTTCCTTATAGAGACTCAAGATTAACGTTTCTTCTCCAG GATTCTCTTGGTGGAAACTCCAAGACCATGATCATCGCAAATGTCAGCCCTTCATTGTG TTCTGGCAATGAAACACTCAGTACCCTCAAGTTTGCTCAGCGTGCAAGGCTCATTCAGAACAAT GCTGTTGTGAATGAAGACGCTTCAGGAAATGTTCTAGCTTTGCAGCATCAAATTCGTCTCCTAAAG GAGGAGTTAGCTGTCCTCAAGCGTCACCATGTCACTAGATCTTTACCATTCAGTACTGATATTTACGGAAGATCTGGAGGTGATGTTGATGATGGCAGTGACCACATGAGTGTGGATGAGGGAAATAACAGTGACGCCCAAAGCATAAAGTCTTTGGAAGATTTAAAAATTTCAAATAAGCAG ATGAGATCACTGGAAGAAACACTAGCAGGAGCTTTGAGAAGAGAATCAATGGCAGAGTCCACTATAAAGCAACTTGAAGCTGAAATTGAGCAGTTGAACCGATTG GTTTCTCAAAGAGAGGAGGATACAAGGTGTGCTAAGATGACATTGAAATTTCGAGAAGATAAGATTAACAGGATGGAGGCTCTTGTTCATAACAAATTGCCAGCAGAATCATATCTACTTGAAGACAACAAAACTTTGTCACGAGAAATAGAGTTGCTTCGTGCAAAAGTGGACAAAAATCCAGAAGTAACCCGTTTTGCACTAGAAAATATCCGTTTATCAAGCCAACTCAAGAG GTATCAGCAGTTCTGTAATGAAGGGGAGAGGGAGGTTCTGTTGGATGAAGTTTCCAACATTCGAAATCAG GTCGTGCAAATGCTTGAGGGGAGGATGTTAACTGAGCTGCAAAATAAACTTTCATCCAAGTTTGAG GACACAGAACATCACTCTAGTTTAGCAAGTGAGCCCGAAACTTTGCCTAAGGAG TTGAAAAGAGCTTGTCAAGAACTGGAAACCTGCAGGAGTGAGCTACAAGGTTGCTTGGAATCAAATAAAAAACTAACTAG GGAAATAGctgatctgcaaaaagaattgagtACCATCAAAATGACAAAGAGGGAGGAATGCCATTTTGAG TATGGTTCCAATGCACGTGCAAAAATGGAAGATTGTTGTGATGAGGCTTTCATGGACAACACAGAAGATATATTAAACCTGCAGCTGGAGTTGGACATACTTAAAACAATTCTTGCAGAAGAGAGGACAGTCCGTGGAGAGGTCGAGGAAAGAACTACTACCTTAAGTGATGAGCTGAAAGCAGCAAATTTACGTATCCTTCAAGCTTGCAAGCAGAGTGATGCCATAGAAAGCGAACTGAATGATGCAAGATCTGTTATTGAAGCTCTTGAGTCACAGCAGATTTTGTTGATAAATGAACTAGATGAGTTGAAAAAGAATAATCAGAAAAGCTTTGAGATTCTAAAAAAGAGAGGCAGAGAAATCTCAAGATTAAATACTGAGATTGACAACCACCGTAGACAGGGCCTGGTGGCTAGTGGAGAGCCCAAAATGCAACTTTTGAAGTGTATTGAAAATGAAGATTCACCTCTGCAGAGAAAGCTGAAAAGGATGCAAGCTTCACTTGAGAAGGCAAACGACTTAAATACAAGGTACCAAAGAGATCAGGCGTCTGATAGTTCTGCTGAGCAAGAAATGGATGAAGTCCGTAGACAGGTTGAAGTTGAAACAACTGAGGTGATTATGTGCTTACAAGAAGAGCTTATGTCGCTCCAACAACAGTTAGATGCTAGTAACAAAAATGAATTGTTGGCCAAACAAAGCCTAGATGAGCTTCAACTGGAAAGGAAGGAGTTGAATGACAGGCTATTTGAGGTGGTGAAAGAGAATGAAAGCCTTTCTGAACTAActaaggaaaaagaaaagaaaattcagCTTTTGACCAGTGGCTGGGAGAGCTTACAAGAAGATCTCATAGCGCTCCAACAACAGTTGGATGCTAGTAACAAAAATGAGTTGTTGGCCAAACAAAGCTTAGCTGAGCTCCAACTGGAAAGGAAGCAGTTGAATGATAGGCTACTTGAGGTGATGGAAGAAAATGAAAGATTTGCTGAACTAATTgagggaaaagaaaagaaaattcagCTGTTGACCAATGACTGGGAGAGCTTACGTGAAGAGCTTTCATCTCTCCAACAACAGCTAGATGCTAGTAACAAATATGAGTTATTGGCCAAACAAAGCCTGGATGAGCTTCAACTGGAAAGGAAAGAGTTGAATGACAGGCTACTTGAGGTGATGAAAGAGAATGGAAGCTTTTCTCAACTAAttgaggaaaaagaaaataaaattcagCTTTTGACCAATGACTGGGAGAGCTTACAAGAAGAGTTTCTATCGCTCCAACAACAGTTCGATGCTAGTAACAAGAATGAGTTGTTGGCCAACCAAAGCTTAGATGAGCTTCAACAGGAAAGGAAACAGTTGAATGATAGGCTACTTGAGgtgatgaaagagaatgaaagttTTTCTGCACTAActgaggaaaaagaaaaggaaattcaGCTCCTGACCCATGACTGGGACAGATTAGCTGCTGACATTGGAAGCTTTCTCGTTGAGGGAAATGCTTCTCTTGATGAAGCTTCTGACCAGGTTGCCTTTATTTCGGAGTCCTTTTCTCAAAGAAGATGGGTTGAGGATCAAGTCCAGAAGATGTGTCAGGGTATATCTGACAGAGAGAAGTTACTCGAAGAGCTCCAAAGCCGGTTGAAAGAGGCAGATGATATAAAATGCGACTTTGACCTGAAGTTAAGGTCCTTAAGAGGAGCAATGGAGGCAATAAATGAGATGCATCAACATGAAAGGAGTGATCAAGAAAAAGCTATTGCTCTTTTAAGATCTCAAGTATCTGAACAAGGACAGGTGAACCAGAGACTAGAGCTTTTGTTGGATGAATCCATTAGAACATTTGTGCAGAAGGAGGTTCTTGAACAAAACTATGTATCATCACTGAGGGGGATGGAAGAAGAGATTCATCAGCTCAAGACTCAATTAGACCAGTCAAAGATACACATAGCTCATTCGTTGAGTCAGATCAAGGACAAGGAGCAGACATTTGAGAAGCTAAAAAATGAAGAAAATACCATTCTGTTAAGAATGTTATCAGATGTTCTGAAGGCAAAGGGTATTATACATGAGTTTGGTGTTGGATTCAATACATTGGAGTCAAGCTTTTCTGTGGACCCTGAAGTTGTTTGTCAAAATTCAGACTTGAATTTGGAGGATCGG GATGAACTTAAAACATTTGGAGCCCTTGAAGCTGGAGAGCAGTGCAATGCTGACGCCCTTTGCCAACTTAGTAAGGAGATGGAGTCTGCAGTTTATAAATTACAGACGCTGCAGTCTCAGATGGCCAAGCTTCTGCAAGAAAAGGAAAATGTGAAAGAATGCCTTCTCCAGAGTCGAAGAACTGTCCAAGATCTAAATTCTGAGGTCCTTCAATTGAAGTCGCAGATGATTGATCAACAGACGCGCTATGAAGCTAGAGTGGAAGAACTGGAAATAAAGATGCAGGGAAAGGACAATGACGCTGCAACATCACTTGTTTCATGGCATAAAGGGATAGAG GCACTTGAATCTGAGCTCTCAGAGACCAAAGTTCTCGCACAGCAGAAATCATTTGAGGCTTTTACTCTTATAGCCAAGTTTCAAGATGCGCAGGCAACTATAGCTGATGCAGACTCTACAGTCAAGGCGCTGGTGGAAGCGAATGAAAATGCAAAACTCCAAGCAGAGAAGTACAAACAAAAGGAATCTTCTTATATTGTTGAAAAGAATGACTTGCTAAATGAGATCAGTAGTTTGAAGATGATGCTGGATGTGAAGGGACAAAATTACCTGGATATGGAAAAGAAATTCGAATCAAGCCTGCTTGAAGCAAATGAGGTAGCTCTTGAACTGGAAGATGGCATCagatgtctgaagaatttgctatcGGAGAACCTTGAGTTTGTTTCTTCAGATGTTAAATGGATGAAGTCAAAACTTCGGCAGTTCACAGAGTTGGCAAGAACTTGGTTGGAGGAGAGCTGGTTAGAGATAATTGGAAAAGATTGTGCTGTGTCTGTGTTGCACCTCTGCCATATGGGGATTTTGTTGGAGAGAATTACTGGGCTGCATGCAGAAAATGGTTTCCTTCAGCGTGGGATCTGCGAATCTAATTCTTTGATATCTACGCTGAGACAGCACAATGATAAAGCAAAAAATGAACTGGAGATGTGTAGTGTTCTCAAAGGAAAATTACTACTTGACATCAATCACAGTTTTGGTCGTGTTGCAAAGAAGGAACAAGAAGCAACTGAACTGAGCTCAAGACTGGATTCTTTCGGGAAGAAAATTCTGCATTTGCAAGCACAAGAAGAAGCAATGTTGGCACGGTCAGATTCCATTTATAACGAGCTATCTGTGTTGACTAAAGAGATTGATGCTACCAACAGGAGTTCTTTGGCAGCTGAATCCAAAGAAAAGGAAGAGCTGCACAACCAATTGGATGAGGCTTTGTTTCTCAATGGAATGTTGAAGGACACAATGCTTGAGGTTCTGAGTCTGCCCGAAGTGAACAGTGCTATACCTGCAAAGGATATGAAAGGGTGTAATGAATTTGAGTTGTGCAGTTGGTTTGTAAACTACCACCATGATTCGATCAtgatcaatgcaattgcaagtgaTATTGAATTTATTGTTTTGGCTTCAGAAGTGGAGCAAGAAAAAATACAACTGCAAACACAAAATCTTATGTTTACCGAAGTACTTGAAGGATTGAAGACAGAAGCAACTCTGTGGAAAGTTGACCAGGATTTGGGTAGTCTTGCAATTTATGCTTTACATGAGGAGAACAGTAATACAAGGATTGATTCGGAGAACCTAAAGCGGAACAAGGATGAAGTTATGGAAAGCCTACTTGCAACGCGTGAGGAAAATTCAAAACTTCGATATGTAGTTGATTCCTTGGAGTCCAACATCAAATCCTTGCAAACAGATCTAGATGGGAAAGCCAAAGCTCTGATGGAGTTGCAATGCTCCCATGCAGCCATATGTAAAGAGCTTGAGTTGAAAGCTGAGGTCATTGAACTTGGAATTTCAAGAGAAAATGCTTTGAGGTCCGAGAATGATTTACTGAAACATGAAAAGCTGGATATTCTGTGCAAGGACCAGAGGATGTTTCATTTGGTTTCTAATATTGATATGGAGAAGTTATCATTCTCCTTCCAAGCATATTTGGATCAAATTAACACAGAAGTGCAAAAACACATTGATGAGCAATTGACCACAGTGATGAAGTTCTCCAATGACTTAAACTTGGTTCAATTGTCTGTTGAGGAGTTGAGCACCCATAATTCCTTTTTACAGTCTGAATTAGCAAGGAAAGATGAATTGGCAAAGGGCTTATCATTTGATCTTAGCCTGTTACAGGAGTCAGCGTCGGTTGCAAAAGATCAAGCAGATCAACTTATTGAGTTGACTGAAGCAATCACCTCATTAGAACATGAGGTTGCTTCTAAATCACATGATCTTGATAATCTTGTTTCTGGAAGCCAACTACTAGAAGCTCAAGTCATGAAGAGTAATGAAAAGATTTTGGTGCTAGAGGAGCAGCTAGCAAGTACAGTTGGTGAACTAAATGCAGTTTCTATGGAAAACACTGAGTTGAG AAATTTACTTGATGAAAGGAACAGCTTCCTTCAAAATTTACAAAATAACTTCTCCAAGCTCTCGGATGAGAAGCAATACTGTGACTCTCAGGTGCTTCTCTTGAGAGAGAAGCTGGAGATGGCTCAGGCAGTGGCAGAAGAAAGTGAAGCAATTGCTACGGAGGCCCGACAG ATAGCAGATGAAAGGAAGACATATGCTGCAGAGAAGGATGAAGAAGTCAAGCTATTGGAGAGGTCAATCGAGGAGCTCGAGAGTACCATATTTGCTCTGGAGAACCAG GTGGGCAACATCAAGGATGAAGCGGAACGACAGAGAATACAGAGAGAAGAATTAGAAGTGGAGCTGCAGAGAGTCAGACACCAAATGTCATCTGTACCATCATCTGGGAAAGTAAAGAGCTTTGCGGAAGATGGAATGGttgattcaactgactcattcag GCACTCAAGAGAGATACATACCGAGCTACTAAGTGCTCAGGAGAGTATCAAAATACTTCAAAAGGAGGTTGCTGAAAAGGAATCAGAG ATTGCTCAATGCAAGTCACACATATCTGAGCTAAACTTACATGCCGAGGCAGCAGCACGTGAATATAAGCAGAAG TTCATGGAGCTAGAGGCTATGGCACATCAGGTTAATACTGACAATCCATCAACAAATGCTTGCTCCATGAGACCGGAGAAGATTAGCTTGAAACCTCGAGGTTCAGGCTCCCCATTTAAATGTATTGGATTGGGCTTTGTACAACAAGTGAATTCTGAGAAAGACGAAGAACTAAGTGCTGCAAAGCAACGTATTGTGGAACTCGAGGGCATAGCAGCTAGTCGACAAAGGGAG ATATTCATGTTGAATGCGAAATTAGCTACAACAGAAAGTATGACGCACGATGTGATTCGTGATATGTTGGGGGTTAAGATGAACATGACAACTTGGGCG ACACTAGTTGACAAACAGCAAAAGATTAGCACAAAAGAGTCAGTTGCTTATCAAACTGAAGAATCTAAAGAG TCCAATGAGCTGATGAAGTTGAAGCAGCAGCTTGATGAATTCATTGAAGAGAGACAGAG TTGGATTGATGAAATTAACCAAAGACAATCAGAACTTGGAGCTGCCCGTATTACTGTAGAACAATTACGGCAAAAGGAACATTTTATGGTAGCTGAAGTTGACTTGCTGAAG GCTGAGAATGCAAACTACAAAACAATCATTTTTAATCTTGAAGATGAAGTAAAGAAGCTTACCAGACAACAGAATCTCCAGCTGCGAATTAATCACCATGCCAAAACTAAG GAAGAGAATATCCTTCTGAAAAAGCAGAATGAAGAACTAAGTGCAAAGCTGCAGCAGCTAGGGGCCATTGTTACCCGCACAAAAGAAAAGCTTGCCCGCTACATGGTCTCGGATGGAAAAGATCCACATGAGCAGATTGAAGAGGAAGAGCTTTTGAGGAAGAAACTAGAG GAAAGTGAACAAGATAGAAGCAAACTCGCAGAAAATCTATCGAGTTTGTGTACCAGTGTTCTGAAG GTAGCTGGAGTTAGAAACCATGAGTCTGAAACGAGTCTTCTGAAAGCAATGGAAGCCCTAAATCAACTCCAATCCTGCATTTCTTCGTTGGAGAGTGAGGTTGAAGATCTTCGAATAAAG TGCAAACTACTGCGTGAAAAAGCTCGACTAAACAGTCTCCGGAGTGACTCGTCCTCTATGAGCTCGGGGGCGAATGAGAGCTCCAGATCGCCAAGCGTGTGCAGATCTCCGAGCATTTCGTCTTTCCGATGA